From Cryptococcus neoformans var. grubii H99 chromosome 6, complete sequence:
CCGTCATGACGCCTACCACCGGCGCTCTCTCTCGACTGTCAAAAGTTCTTCCACTTATGCACCGTCTATACGCAGACATGCGGACAACAACGATCTCTGCACCACTATGCATTCTCGTATGCTCATCCAATAACTGACAGCAGTCAAAGATCAAATAACCAACCTCCATAGCAGATAACGATCAAACAGCAGCTGGCAGCGCTTGAATCAGGCTTGCCGTATGATCCCTGTCTGTGCGCTATTATGTGTGTTCTAACCTCCATCATATGCGTATCGACAGATGTTCCGtcgcatcttcatcattccTCAAACGACTGTTCTGCAGATAATGCGTACTGATGGCCAGTGCTCGTGGATTATCACCAATCGTACTACAAAATGGAACAACTCGCCCCTGTTTTGCCCAAACATTACTACTATCGATGCTTCGCATACCAATTACACATCTTCAAATCATCCCTTCTCGCGGCCACCATCATAATATGGCGGTTTGTAACTTACAAAGCAATTGAAGCGATGCAGTCGTTAACACCCCAACATTCAATGATATATTATCATTAGAGATCCAAAAGATGGTACTTCCCCTTATCATCAATCAACCATCAACATAGCTGCAAAAGAACCCGTATCTAGTCTCGTGTTCGTTGTCGCTTGGTGGGATTTCTATGAAGCCAGTAACAATCTAAGCGATACTAAGCATCTCGTATACAGATGAGCACCTACCTAATACATACAAGGTTTGGGTTGGGTCATTAATTCATTAACTACTTCTCACAAGCACTATGTTCATTCGCTGTACAGATCACATTACTTTTTATTACTGTTGTTCTAACCATACGATTGTGTGTTCCGTTGATATAAACATGGATAGGCATCGGTACAACTCAAAGATGAGATGCATATCCTCGGGACCTATTACCAACCTGACCGCCCTTTCCGTCTAGTAAGCGCATGATTTCATGTGCATAGCCCACAAATCTTCGAGCCAATGCTTTTTTAGCTCTGAGTAGAGATGATACCGGCTAATGTTGGACCGGATATATCGTCTCATTTTGATAATCTGCTGATGAAATCGCCGTCCAGATAAAAAACCTAAATGAGGAACAGCTGTGAAAGAACGGGGAAGAATCATGATTCACGATTGACTTTACGGTTTCGATAGCCAGGCGGACGGATGACCCTTGCCGTAGGGTTGGACAGCTCGCGATGCTTGACATGGATATGCTTACTGCGAGCCTCCAAAGCGTTCGCCGCTCCCTGAACGGGAGGAAGTGAAAAGTTTATCATCAAGATCTCCGGAAGAGTTTTGGAAGGATTCGTTAGTTACCGAAGCCACACCTGAGTCTCTCTCTACCTGGAATCCTACTTCTTGTCGGAAGAAATAAGAAGGATTTCGGTCTCTATTTCGGGATAATGGTGGCTGATGCGAATGGGCTTGGCTTCTTTTGGGTTTGTTCTATTCCTGCTATGTAGGCCAGACACAGTGCCTGATGCCATAGCCAACTGTCGTGAAGCTGAACAAATATGTTATCTCTTTGATGTGCATAGCGACTGCCAGCAAACCCTTGCGCAAAGCAGTCTCAAGTCTCCAGTCAAGTTACCGGCGGCTATGGAGTGTCCTCCGAGGTGCCCCGGGGGAATTTGAAATGTTGTTAGTTTGTTGCGGGGGCGAGTGTGCCTGGGTGCTAGAGATGGATTAGGGTGGAATGATGACCAATGTATATAACAAGGTCTTCCTCCATTCCCTGTCGCCTTTTCTCTTTACTGGCCAAAACAAGTTATAAGTTGAAAGAGAGGCACAAGAAGTAATCCGCAGTCACCGCTCTGCTACAGCCAACCACAAACGCGATAAGGATCTGGTCTCCCACGCTACTCTGACGACACCTCCAGCAACACGTGCGACACCCGCCGATCTATCTTAGGTTTACCTCCATAGCTCCGTCCTGAATCCTGGACCTTCTCTTTTCAAACTTCGTTTGCTCCACCCCATAGCTCACCCCCACCCTCATCCACCTGCgtctatatatatattcaCCCACGTTCCCGTAACTAGATCCTCTTTCCCACATCCAACTGCAGGTAAGTTTCCGTAAATCCCCGACCAGTCTCCATCTCTGGACGCAGAGTCACCTGCTCACGCCTGCATCCACAGAGCCTACGCCACCTTTCACTTCCATCCGCCACCAAGGACACTCTTCATGAcctctcccatccccatcaatCCCGACGCTACCTCGGCCCGCCAGACCTCTCCGCCAGGCCTCTCCACTACTAACCCGGGATCTTCCGCTTCATCAATCTCTCCTCAcacacccttcttcccaccccCAGGTCTTGCCTCATCCGCCACGCCCACCCAGCCCAGCTCACTTTTCAAATGGGCTGCTTCTTTCGGAAGATCACCTCCCAAGCCTCCCACGATAGGTGTGGATAGTAGTCAGAAAAAGGCAGGAACTGAAGGAGCAGAGCATGAGAACGTGCCCTTCGAGTTTGGGGACTTTAGGGACACCAACGCTCAATCGTGGGCAAATGGACGAAGAGCAATGTCTGTTAGCGCTCCGTATGGCGGTCCCGGTCAGAGCGGAATCACAGAATTGTTGAGAAACAATGGGTCGTACTCGCCTACCGAGCCAAAGGGCGTTATGGCCGATAAGGTGGCAAGAGGCCAAGGCGTTCTCAGAAGATTAAGCATGGGCGGGTACAAGGTGAGCAGTGCCGCTGTAATAGGAAGATCCGATCCATTAACTTTTCGAAATAGGGTATcatctctccacctcctcaaaACGCTGCTCTTCCGCCATCGCCTCCGCAAGCCGCGACTTTGCCACCTCCCGCTCCTCCCGCACCCACCCCTGTTGGCTCTCAAGGCGTTGCCGAGATCAATAAGGCTGCAGCCCTCGGCGGCAACACACGCATCCGGGGCAGGAGATACTCTGAGAATGCGGgaacaaggaaaaggggtGTTTCTCCTGTAAGTAATGATATAATCTCAATTGGCACAAGTGTCTGAAAGCTAATGGGGCGGAAAGATGGGCGAGCGTCTTTTGAGGGAACAGGGTCACTTTTAAAGCCCTGGTTATCATCTTATATGGAGAATTGATTATCCAAGGGAAAACCATCAAAGTTGTATATCAAGGTGCAGATAGTTGTCATCCACTTCAAAGAATAGAAAAtaccaaaaaagaaatgacGTTGTAGCAAGTGCTCAAGGTTACCCGGATGGCCAGAGTGGGGCTGAACAGAGAGTTGTGATGACGACGAACTTGGCGAGTAACGAGGCTTGATCATTATTTCCGACCTTCTCAGTGTTATTTGTACTATAAAACGGTTTCTTACATTGAAAAGTCTTTTTCACACATATGTATAGTAGTTGTCTACTTGTAATAATAACGCAGCAAGATTGGGCGCCCAAACCGTATGAAGAATGTTCGACTTGGCTCTGTCTGCCCTTGAACTGCTTATGCAATAGTCTCTTTCGGCTTCAAACTCATACAGTAGACGTCGCTCATATGCTTTTAAGTATAAAGAAACCCGGCATTCAGCGTGACCATACCTATCTACCTAAGCTCTTTTATCCGATTTCCAAGGCGGAAAGCGAGTGTCAGCACTAATTAACCGGGCATCGAAGCGCGTCAACCGGATTGAGTACTGCTGCGTGTAAGACCACCGTGTTCATtatcatccatccatcttcgcTTTCCGCTCTTCGCATTTCTCCTCTAGCTACTCTAATCATCTCTCTATAATCCACTCCCCGGACGTTGGACGTACGTCGCATCCATCCACCATGTCCTACGATCAGGTTCCTTCCGAATCCCACCAGTTCATGTACgcctcctttctcccttcccttctccttccatGCCCTTACTAATGCTCTTGTTCTTAGCCAACCCGACGAAGACGACCTTGAAgccctctctttctcccatCCTAATCCCAATCCGACCCCTTCCGGTCCTTCATCCCAGCAACAACCCCAGCCCAGCCCCGCTGCTGGCCCGTCCAACCCTTCGGGTGTGTCTGGTAAGATTGGTCAGGATGGGCCGAGCAGTAAGCCTCGAGCGGCGACGAGCACAACGGGCTGGGGAGGCGTGAGGGTTGAAACGCGGTATACGGGAGAGTCTACCTTGGACGAACCAGTATCTAAGACTATTGTACGTATTCCTTGTTCAGATCATCTTATTTGCGCGGTACTGATGAGATACCCGATAGATGCGCGACCTCAACTCGATATATGCCAAGCTTATACTCATACTTTATCCTCCAAAAGGTGGTCATAGCCAGCTTCTTCGAGACTGGGACCTTTGGGGTCCGCTTGTCATTTGTTTGGCACTCGCCATCGTCCTCTCTCTCGATGCGCCGCAAGATCAATCGATGCAAGTCTTTTCGCTCGTTATCTCTTTGATCACTGTCGGATCCGTGGTTGTGACTGTCAACTCGAAACTGTTGGGCGGGAAAGTCTCATTCTTCCAGAGTTTGGTGAGTGGGCATGAAAAGTGCTCAGGAATGCTGACACTATGTTTCAGTGTGTGTTGGGTTATGCAATTGCACCAATACTGATCGCTTCCATCGTCGCCTTTCTCGTGCACAACATTTTTGTCCGCATACCTGTAACCTTGGCATGTTGGGGATGGTCCGTCTGGGGTGAGTCCTGTAACCCAAATGATTCACAAAGATAACATGCTAATTATTCCCAGCATCAATGAACTTCTTCAACGGTACACAGCTTCCAGAGAGCCGAACGTTCCTTGCCGTCTACCCCATGtgtctctttttctttgtcCTTGCGTGgatgatcatcatccaataAATTTGTACATTATGTCAGTGAGGACGGAGAAAAGTATGCATTACAACAGGGAATGTCTACACATATTGAATGGGGTATATGAACAGAGAATACAAAAGATAGACGGCTATGTAGAGAGTTTGTCTTTACGCTCAGGATCTCCATCATTAACTCGGAGTACTTTGGCGAATTCTGGGTAGTTGAAGCGACCTTGTCTATCTGTGAAAGGGCCAGAGAAGAGTCGTTCAATCTACAAGGAGTTATCAGCAGTGATCTGTCCCTTGCAATCATCATGAAATCAAACCCACCTCCCAGTCTTCCATTCTATCACCCAGTTCCCCCAAATGTTTTCTCATCGTCTTAACATCCACGTACCCCTTATCGCCATCATCGAAGCATGCAAAGGCATCGACTAGATCTTGCTCTGGATCAAGTTGTATGAGTCGCTCACCCATCATGGACAGGAACTGAGTAAAGTTGACCCCGTCAGAAGGGCTGATCGGCTTGTTTTGTGTTGCAGCGGAGCCTCCAGGGCGGGAGGTAAGGAGGGAATGGAGGAGCTCGGGTGTCGGTGTTTGCCCTGACAGCAGCATGTAAATGTCAACTTTTATACAATCCAGTCACAAGCTTATATGCGTACCAAGGTTAGTAAGCATTTCTCTAAGATCGCTTTCCGTCGCCCTTCCATCGCCATCTTGATCAATCATGGTGAAAGCTTCTTTGAACTGTTTGACCTGCTGTGGGGTGAACATGGTGTATGCACCGCCCGAGGGTTCTCGCCTGCCTTGTGAGGACTTTTTGACTTGAGACGGGAGGCCCTTTCCGAGTGATGGTTTGCTAGACATGGTGACCGAGACGATATACTTGTTTCAGATGTTGATTTCGGCTGCTGTTgttcgttgttgttgttgtcgttCATCAGTTCCTGCATGTTCGTTGTTCAATCGCGCTCAGACGCGTGAATAAAATGTTACGTaaacctccacctcttttCAAGCATCGAGAAAAAGTTGTCAAAACGTGGAAGCGTGCGTTGTTGATTTTCGCTGTTCCTTTTCATTTTCCCATCTTTCTCAACTCTTCTATTTACTGGATCCATTGCCTAAAGCGTGAGTCCATATTGCCTCTTTTCATACGCACATACATGCCTGCCATACCTGCTCTTGTCATGATGTTTGTAAATCTTATCTACATTATCAGAACAACACATGTTGTACACTTTATCCATTCTTACACCTGAACTCTCTcattccatctcttctttttgaccCATGcacgaggagaaggcgcTAACACGTGATTATAGGCTCATCCGGGCATCCCGACCTGTCTTTGGCGCCTCAAGTAAATGTACGCCTCTTCCATAGTGTTATACTTGTATATATGCTTATGAATGTGTTGTTCCTTTTATTATCAGACGTGTTTGATCGCCATGAACTTTTACAAATCTGCAGCTCTCGCGCTCGATCATCTTGATAAGCACCAGGGATCAGTAAAAGGATCTTTGGCAGCTGCTGGCGTGAAAGCTTCAGGTGGTGAAGCCAAGCGTATATTAGCATGTAAGATATTCTAAGCCTGTTTTATAGAAT
This genomic window contains:
- a CDS encoding terbinafine resistance locus protein, with the translated sequence MSYDQVPSESHQFIQPDEDDLEALSFSHPNPNPTPSGPSSQQQPQPSPAAGPSNPSGVSGKIGQDGPSSKPRAATSTTGWGGVRVETRYTGESTLDEPVSKTIMRDLNSIYAKLILILYPPKGGHSQLLRDWDLWGPLVICLALAIVLSLDAPQDQSMQVFSLVISLITVGSVVVTVNSKLLGGKVSFFQSLCVLGYAIAPILIASIVAFLVHNIFVRIPVTLACWGWSVWASMNFFNGTQLPESRTFLAVYPMCLFFFVLAWMIIIQ
- a CDS encoding myosin regulatory light chain — its product is MSSKPSLGKGLPSQVKKSSQGRREPSGGAYTMFTPQQVKQFKEAFTMIDQDGDGRATESDLREMLTNLGQTPTPELLHSLLTSRPGGSAATQNKPISPSDGVNFTQFLSMMGERLIQLDPEQDLVDAFACFDDGDKGYVDVKTMRKHLGELGDRMEDWEIERLFSGPFTDRQGRFNYPEFAKVLRVNDGDPERKDKLST